In Chryseobacterium gotjawalense, the following are encoded in one genomic region:
- a CDS encoding OmpA family protein, whose amino-acid sequence MKHLKLASLLFLIGICRQMPAQTGSPIPNSSPADNSGVRVSLRAGYDFPTFRHDTPFIDLKGGFGAGASLDYYWNWFGIGGDFDYIQNKPRNTFPTVNLITASEQPISSVILDEHRITRLFYGIGPDFRFLISPRSDFELKLRAGLSSIKGGETRLTGFDNSPANPGGILLNYHGGFDEQSVFAGKASLQFNIFFSNNVGFTVGGYYMNHFRTFDARNTALNVTDAFYDINPSSGAPIVISPANFVQRVQPEKRSLQSFGIFAGLVFKFNKKTEQVIAEPTSLECVVTVMAKDKYSQKAIPNTDIILLDEHGNTIQNGVTDQDGSITFSSVVKGNYMITGNYQGRDLNGNMIDISEFGNCTSGGITKEILLVNDRFTVMGTATDCKTAEPIGNAMIMVKNNSSGYVETVNTDLNGGFSFTAMPQTSYTVYGKKSDFMSQTVTLNTNDYTLSDSQTIPMQICMDKAGCNDSIILKNILYDFDKSFIREDAKPELNRLVQFMKDNSEAKVELSAYTDSRGSNAYNMKLSQRRAESAVEYIISRDISRSRLVAKGYGDTHLLNKCAKGVPCTEAEHQVNRRTQMKVICPNAK is encoded by the coding sequence ATGAAACATTTAAAATTAGCCAGTCTCTTATTTCTAATAGGAATTTGTAGACAAATGCCAGCCCAAACAGGAAGTCCAATACCCAATTCATCCCCCGCAGATAATTCTGGTGTAAGGGTTTCGCTGAGAGCAGGTTATGATTTTCCTACTTTTAGACATGATACTCCGTTTATAGATCTTAAAGGCGGATTTGGAGCAGGTGCTTCTTTAGATTATTACTGGAATTGGTTCGGTATCGGTGGAGATTTTGATTATATTCAAAACAAACCGAGAAATACATTTCCAACCGTAAATTTAATTACGGCTTCCGAACAACCGATTAGTTCGGTAATTCTAGATGAACATAGAATTACCCGTTTATTTTACGGAATAGGTCCCGATTTCCGATTTCTGATCAGTCCAAGATCTGATTTTGAACTCAAGTTAAGAGCGGGATTGTCTTCTATAAAAGGCGGAGAAACGAGATTGACGGGATTTGATAATTCACCTGCAAATCCGGGCGGTATCCTGCTGAATTACCATGGTGGATTCGATGAACAAAGTGTTTTTGCAGGCAAAGCTTCTTTGCAGTTTAATATTTTCTTTAGCAATAATGTAGGTTTTACCGTCGGTGGTTATTACATGAACCATTTCAGAACATTCGATGCGAGAAACACCGCATTAAATGTCACTGATGCATTCTACGATATTAACCCATCAAGTGGAGCTCCTATTGTGATCAGTCCTGCTAATTTTGTACAAAGGGTACAACCTGAGAAAAGATCTTTGCAGTCGTTTGGTATTTTTGCAGGTCTGGTATTCAAATTTAATAAAAAAACAGAACAAGTTATAGCCGAACCTACCTCCTTGGAATGTGTCGTTACGGTGATGGCGAAAGATAAATATTCACAAAAAGCAATTCCGAACACCGACATAATTTTGCTGGATGAACATGGAAATACCATACAAAATGGAGTCACTGATCAAGATGGCTCAATCACTTTCTCTTCGGTTGTAAAAGGAAATTACATGATTACCGGAAATTATCAGGGAAGAGATCTGAACGGAAATATGATTGATATTTCTGAGTTTGGTAACTGTACCAGTGGTGGTATTACAAAAGAAATTTTGCTGGTCAATGATCGCTTTACGGTAATGGGTACCGCGACCGACTGTAAAACAGCTGAACCTATAGGTAATGCAATGATAATGGTGAAAAATAACAGCTCCGGATATGTAGAAACAGTAAATACCGACCTTAATGGTGGATTTAGTTTCACTGCTATGCCGCAAACTTCTTACACGGTCTATGGTAAAAAATCAGACTTTATGTCGCAAACGGTAACATTAAATACGAATGATTATACCTTGAGCGACTCGCAGACGATTCCAATGCAGATTTGTATGGATAAAGCGGGCTGTAATGATTCTATTATTCTCAAAAATATTCTTTACGATTTCGATAAATCCTTCATTCGGGAAGATGCCAAACCCGAACTCAACAGACTCGTACAGTTTATGAAAGATAATAGCGAAGCGAAGGTTGAACTGTCTGCATATACCGATTCGAGGGGATCAAATGCTTATAATATGAAACTTTCTCAACGAAGAGCTGAAAGCGCCGTAGAATATATTATTTCACGGGATATCAGCAGATCCAGATTGGTTGCGAAAGGATATGGTGATACCCACCTGCTCAATAAATGTGCAAAGGGCGTTCCTTGTACAGAAGCAGAGCACCAAGTCAACAGACGTACACAGATGAAAGTGATTTGTCCTAATGCAAAATAA
- a CDS encoding aminoacyl-histidine dipeptidase: MELSQLEPQIIWKNFSALNSVPRPSKKEEKVIAFIKNFGEQLNLETTVDEVGNVIIKKPATAGMENRKSIVLQSHLDMVCQKNNDIEFDFDTEGIKMEVDGDWVKAKGTTLGADNGLGVASIMSILESSDIAHPALEALFTIDEETGMTGAIGLKPGQLQGQILLNLDTEEDDEIDIGCAGGVDVTASQTYGVEDPKGQIVKIEVKGLQGGHSGMDIHKGFGNANVLLGRLLYTGVYNQNIQLISIDSGGLRNAIPREGNVVLSVRNSVEFIEGAEILKASIMEEFSSVEKDLHLNIETYSTPEQAISEEDSRKIILALKSAHNGVYRMSPDVKDLVETSNNIARVQLENGALQILNLSRSSVESGKFAVAEQLKSVYELAGMDVEFSGSYPGWKPKPGSEIVQIMEKIYEKDFGEKPQVVACHAGLECGIIGANYPDMEMVSFGPTIRGAHSPDERANIPSVQKFWGFLKEILANIPVK, translated from the coding sequence ATGGAATTATCACAACTCGAACCGCAGATCATCTGGAAGAATTTTTCAGCATTGAACTCGGTTCCCCGTCCCTCGAAAAAAGAAGAAAAAGTAATCGCATTTATTAAAAACTTTGGTGAGCAGCTGAATTTAGAAACTACGGTTGATGAAGTTGGCAATGTGATCATCAAAAAACCTGCAACGGCGGGCATGGAAAACAGAAAATCTATTGTTTTGCAGTCTCACCTCGATATGGTTTGCCAGAAAAATAATGATATCGAATTTGATTTCGACACGGAAGGAATCAAAATGGAAGTTGATGGTGATTGGGTAAAAGCAAAAGGAACAACTTTAGGAGCTGATAACGGATTGGGTGTCGCCTCCATCATGAGTATTTTAGAAAGCAGCGACATTGCTCATCCTGCTTTGGAAGCGCTTTTTACCATTGACGAGGAAACAGGAATGACCGGCGCGATCGGATTGAAACCGGGACAGTTGCAAGGTCAAATTTTATTGAATTTAGATACCGAAGAAGATGACGAAATCGATATCGGCTGCGCTGGTGGCGTAGATGTCACCGCTTCGCAAACTTACGGTGTAGAAGATCCTAAAGGACAAATAGTAAAAATAGAAGTAAAAGGGCTACAAGGTGGCCATTCCGGAATGGATATCCACAAAGGTTTCGGAAATGCGAACGTTCTTTTGGGAAGACTTTTATATACCGGCGTTTACAACCAAAACATTCAGTTAATTTCCATAGACAGCGGAGGTCTGCGAAATGCCATTCCCAGAGAGGGAAACGTGGTTTTATCAGTGCGGAACTCAGTGGAATTTATTGAAGGTGCTGAAATTCTGAAAGCTTCTATTATGGAGGAATTCTCTTCTGTAGAAAAGGATTTACACCTCAATATCGAAACTTATTCAACTCCGGAGCAAGCAATTTCTGAAGAAGATTCCAGGAAAATAATTCTAGCTTTAAAATCAGCTCACAACGGCGTTTACAGAATGTCGCCCGACGTGAAAGATTTGGTAGAAACATCAAACAATATCGCCAGAGTACAACTGGAAAATGGAGCATTACAAATTTTAAATCTTTCCCGTTCTTCCGTTGAATCGGGAAAATTTGCCGTGGCTGAACAATTGAAATCTGTTTACGAACTAGCCGGAATGGACGTAGAATTCAGCGGTTCTTATCCTGGCTGGAAACCAAAACCAGGTTCTGAAATCGTACAGATTATGGAGAAAATCTACGAAAAAGATTTCGGTGAAAAACCCCAGGTGGTGGCTTGCCACGCCGGTTTAGAATGCGGAATTATCGGTGCCAATTATCCCGACATGGAAATGGTGAGTTTCGGACCAACAATCCGCGGAGCGCACTCTCCGGATGAGAGAGCGAATATTCCTTCCGTTCAGAAATTCTGGGGATTCTTAAAAGAAATTTTAGCGAATATTCCGGTGAAATAA
- a CDS encoding cold shock domain-containing protein, producing the protein MADSFSKKENFKKKLQKQKEKAMRREERKESNDKGKGLDDMIMYVDVNGQFTSTPPDRSNDNKIDVSNIQLGAAPIEAENPIKSGIVTFLSEKGYGFITEDKNKENIFFHSNNCEVLVKKGNKVSFEIERSPKGLSAIDIKVIK; encoded by the coding sequence ATGGCGGATTCTTTCTCCAAAAAAGAAAACTTTAAGAAAAAACTTCAGAAGCAAAAAGAAAAGGCGATGCGCCGTGAGGAGCGCAAAGAAAGCAATGACAAAGGAAAAGGCTTAGACGACATGATTATGTACGTCGATGTCAACGGGCAATTTACAAGCACCCCTCCTGACAGAAGTAACGACAATAAAATTGATGTAAGCAATATTCAGTTGGGTGCAGCACCCATTGAAGCTGAAAATCCTATTAAATCAGGGATCGTTACCTTTCTAAGTGAAAAAGGGTATGGTTTTATTACCGAAGACAAAAACAAAGAAAACATTTTCTTCCACAGCAATAATTGCGAAGTATTGGTAAAGAAAGGCAACAAGGTCTCCTTTGAAATAGAAAGATCTCCGAAAGGACTTTCTGCGATAGATATCAAAGTAATCAAGTAA
- the feoB gene encoding ferrous iron transport protein B → MKTACDTCELNPSAELRKMGFSAGNSDYTVALAGNPNTGKSTVFNALTGLKQHTGNWPGKTVVRAEGSFSYQDDHYKIVDLPGTYSLLSTSEDEEVARDFVLFGQPDVTVVVVDASRLRRNLSLVLQILQITDKAVLCLNLMDEARRHEISIDVRTLSKDLGIPVVETSARSKEGIPALLPAIKQVANGSFITARHHSFALSAQSGKAVSEIESLLAHLDPDLPNAHWLAIRLLEDDESIIAGLREGRLSAAISRQNLNPVLETADNLRIELGDTYRNDLVESIYARSAQLVKDSVSSDQSKRSFRVDRAIDHVVTHRIWGFPIMFLLLGVILWITIVGSNYPSQMLASLLLDTIHPVLKNGAVSLNFPWWLSGFLVDGVYLGTAWVVAVMLPPMAIFFPLFTLLEDFGYLPRVAFNLDRIFKKSGAHGKQALTMSMGFGCNAAGVVATRIINSPREKLIAIITNNFSLCNGRWPTQIIIATIFLGVLVPGQWSGTVSMLAVIGIAVLGIAFTFFTSWLLSKTLLKGESSFFTLELPPYRPPNVLQTVYTSLIDRTLIVLWRAVVFAAPAGAVIWLISNITVGNQSIALWMITGLDPFGMFIGLNGVILLAYIVAIPANEIVIPTILMLTTLTIGNTALGAGAGVMFEGSDSEIAHLLKAGGWTTLTAVNLMLFSLLHNPCSTTIYTIYKETGSRKWTFVATILPVIYGLSVCFVVTAIWHFLA, encoded by the coding sequence ATGAAAACAGCATGCGATACCTGTGAATTAAATCCTTCTGCGGAACTCAGGAAAATGGGTTTTTCCGCGGGAAATTCAGATTATACGGTTGCACTGGCTGGAAATCCCAATACAGGAAAAAGCACCGTTTTTAATGCATTGACCGGTTTAAAACAACATACCGGAAACTGGCCCGGCAAAACGGTAGTCCGCGCTGAAGGGAGTTTTTCTTATCAGGACGATCACTATAAAATCGTCGATTTACCCGGGACTTATTCGCTTTTATCGACTTCAGAAGACGAGGAGGTTGCCAGAGATTTTGTTTTATTCGGGCAGCCCGACGTTACTGTTGTGGTCGTGGATGCAAGCCGTTTGCGAAGAAATCTGAGCTTGGTTTTACAAATTTTACAAATCACCGATAAAGCAGTACTTTGTCTCAATTTAATGGATGAAGCTCGGCGCCATGAAATCTCAATTGATGTACGAACTTTATCAAAAGATTTAGGTATTCCCGTGGTGGAAACCAGTGCGCGTTCCAAGGAAGGAATCCCGGCACTTTTACCAGCAATTAAACAGGTTGCCAACGGAAGTTTCATAACAGCTCGACACCATTCGTTTGCATTATCTGCTCAAAGCGGAAAAGCCGTTTCTGAAATCGAAAGCCTGTTAGCTCACTTAGATCCCGATTTACCAAATGCCCACTGGCTTGCCATCCGCTTACTGGAAGATGATGAAAGCATTATTGCCGGATTAAGGGAAGGGCGGCTTTCTGCTGCAATATCCCGGCAGAATTTGAATCCTGTTTTAGAAACCGCTGATAATTTACGGATTGAACTGGGCGATACCTATCGAAATGACCTGGTAGAAAGCATTTATGCCCGATCGGCGCAGCTGGTTAAAGATTCTGTTTCCTCTGATCAGTCCAAACGTTCGTTTCGGGTCGACAGAGCCATTGATCATGTTGTGACGCATCGGATCTGGGGCTTTCCTATTATGTTTTTACTGTTAGGCGTTATTCTCTGGATTACCATTGTAGGGTCTAATTATCCTTCCCAAATGCTGGCATCCTTATTATTAGATACCATTCATCCGGTTCTGAAAAACGGTGCCGTCAGCCTGAACTTTCCGTGGTGGCTCAGTGGTTTTCTGGTGGATGGAGTTTATCTTGGTACCGCCTGGGTCGTGGCCGTCATGTTGCCGCCAATGGCTATTTTCTTTCCCTTATTCACTTTGCTGGAAGACTTCGGTTATTTACCAAGAGTTGCCTTCAATCTGGATCGTATTTTTAAAAAATCCGGCGCTCATGGCAAACAGGCTTTAACGATGAGTATGGGTTTTGGCTGTAATGCTGCCGGCGTTGTTGCCACCAGAATCATCAACAGTCCGCGGGAAAAACTGATTGCCATTATCACCAATAATTTTTCGCTTTGCAACGGAAGGTGGCCTACTCAGATCATTATTGCAACCATTTTTCTGGGGGTCCTGGTTCCGGGTCAATGGTCGGGCACCGTTTCGATGTTGGCCGTCATCGGAATTGCAGTTTTGGGAATTGCCTTTACCTTTTTTACGTCCTGGCTTTTATCAAAAACTTTATTAAAAGGAGAATCGTCATTCTTTACTTTAGAACTTCCGCCTTACCGACCTCCGAATGTTTTACAAACCGTTTACACTTCTTTAATTGACCGGACTTTAATCGTCTTATGGAGAGCCGTTGTTTTTGCGGCACCCGCCGGAGCGGTAATTTGGCTCATCTCCAATATAACCGTCGGCAATCAAAGTATTGCGCTGTGGATGATTACCGGATTAGACCCTTTCGGAATGTTTATCGGTTTAAACGGCGTGATCCTGCTGGCTTACATTGTAGCGATTCCTGCCAACGAAATTGTGATTCCAACGATATTAATGCTGACCACTTTAACCATTGGAAACACTGCCTTAGGGGCTGGAGCAGGCGTGATGTTTGAAGGAAGTGATTCAGAAATCGCCCATTTATTAAAGGCCGGGGGATGGACAACGCTTACCGCGGTTAATCTGATGCTTTTCAGTTTGCTGCACAATCCCTGCAGCACGACCATTTATACCATTTACAAAGAAACCGGCAGCAGAAAATGGACTTTTGTAGCCACCATTCTGCCCGTTATTTATGGATTGTCTGTTTGTTTTGTGGTCACGGCAATCTGGCATTTTTTAGCGTAG
- a CDS encoding FeoA family protein, translating to MESSNNLGLLKKDQIAVIIGLSPDCSREVRQRLLDLGFVRGSEITVQTISPLRNPVAYSIHDTLISLRNEDARNVLIELKATV from the coding sequence ATGGAATCAAGTAACAATTTAGGACTATTAAAAAAAGATCAAATCGCCGTTATCATCGGTCTCTCACCGGACTGTAGCCGCGAAGTCAGGCAGCGGCTGCTCGATTTGGGCTTCGTCCGGGGGTCAGAGATTACCGTTCAGACGATCAGTCCGCTCAGAAACCCTGTTGCCTACAGCATTCACGATACCTTAATTTCCCTGCGAAATGAAGATGCACGAAACGTTTTAATCGAATTAAAAGCAACCGTATGA
- a CDS encoding T9SS type A sorting domain-containing protein — MDKNETVKVYSLNGQLLQTINNVNDKEKVNLKKLPKGVYFMTTKTQSAKIIVD, encoded by the coding sequence ATCGATAAAAATGAAACCGTAAAAGTTTATAGTTTGAATGGACAGTTGTTACAAACCATCAATAACGTGAATGACAAAGAAAAAGTGAATCTTAAAAAACTTCCAAAAGGAGTCTATTTTATGACCACAAAAACACAGTCTGCTAAAATTATCGTCGACTAA
- a CDS encoding DUF4256 domain-containing protein: MAAKNNYAELFQILKERFESNINRHRGLKWENIQNKLSKNSKKCESLLQMENSGGEPDVVGVDPKSGEYLFYDCAAESPKGRRSFCYDKAALDQRKEHKPKNNAVDAAASMGIEILNEGQYRELQKLGTFDTKTSSWLKTPETIRKSGGALFADFRYDTVFIYHNGAESYYAARGFRGVLRV; this comes from the coding sequence ATGGCTGCAAAAAACAATTATGCTGAACTTTTCCAGATTTTAAAGGAACGTTTTGAGTCAAATATCAATCGGCACCGAGGTTTGAAATGGGAAAATATCCAAAATAAACTTTCCAAAAATTCAAAGAAATGCGAATCATTACTCCAGATGGAAAACAGCGGTGGCGAACCTGACGTGGTCGGAGTTGACCCTAAATCCGGAGAATATCTTTTTTATGACTGTGCCGCCGAAAGTCCGAAAGGCCGCAGAAGTTTTTGCTATGACAAAGCAGCGCTCGATCAAAGAAAGGAACACAAGCCAAAAAACAATGCTGTTGATGCCGCAGCATCGATGGGCATTGAAATCCTAAATGAAGGGCAATACCGGGAATTACAAAAACTCGGAACATTTGACACCAAAACTTCGAGCTGGCTGAAAACGCCGGAAACAATCAGGAAGTCCGGCGGGGCTCTGTTTGCAGATTTTCGATATGATACTGTTTTTATTTATCATAACGGTGCTGAATCTTATTATGCTGCCAGAGGATTTCGGGGAGTTTTAAGGGTTTGA